One Sulfolobus sp. S-194 DNA segment encodes these proteins:
- a CDS encoding methyltransferase domain-containing protein — protein sequence MEIFTDPEGYKRWYEIHNKIYESEKKLISEFKPKNCLDIGAGPAIFHEIFSGNIISLDISIFMLKEIGEKEDKILADANFLPFRDNSIPCTFISVTICFLNNISQFYKEVERVTKERVITCFIPRDSAWGEYYYELGLKGHRYYSHANFIKKQDLYNILKKFFEISVIKSTLFFSPEESEKVDRIEESDKGSFVCIEAKKRSSAPHSSVLNSLS from the coding sequence ATGGAAATTTTTACCGATCCAGAAGGGTATAAAAGATGGTATGAAATTCATAATAAAATTTACGAATCTGAAAAAAAGCTTATATCTGAATTTAAACCTAAAAATTGCTTAGATATAGGTGCGGGTCCAGCTATTTTTCATGAAATATTTTCTGGAAATATAATCTCTCTAGATATATCAATTTTTATGCTTAAAGAAATAGGAGAGAAAGAAGATAAAATTCTCGCTGATGCAAATTTTCTTCCTTTTAGAGATAATTCGATTCCTTGCACATTTATCTCTGTAACGATTTGTTTTTTAAATAATATTTCTCAATTCTATAAAGAAGTAGAGAGAGTTACAAAAGAGAGAGTAATAACTTGCTTTATACCTCGTGATTCTGCATGGGGTGAATATTATTATGAACTTGGATTAAAAGGGCACAGATATTATTCTCATGCAAATTTTATCAAGAAACAAGATTTATACAATATACTTAAGAAATTCTTTGAAATATCTGTAATTAAGTCTACTTTATTTTTCTCCCCAGAGGAATCTGAAAAGGTGGATAGAATAGAAGAGAGTGATAAAGGATCTTTTGTTTGTATTGAAGCTAAAAAGAGGTCGTCGGCCCCTCACTCATCGGTGCTTAACAGCCTCTCATGA
- a CDS encoding CBS domain-containing protein: MSIIREPVIVRPHDSLLHTVKIMTMEYVPKLIVADENEIPLGSISQKDVLNFIYRMGDRELDSVYVSEAMKKDIITVNSSIEPLEASQIIIEKKAPLLIVISDTGKILGMIIKSDLAQYYATLIRGIHKVSEYMSKNPITVNKDSTLDEAIKIILEKNIGRLIVEDNGKILGTITTTDLLYLAPVLKFKDLKIKVKEVMTPTIVVMDENEDLNYAAKLMANRKVKGIPIVSASGELKGIVTTTDIVRALTDEKVRKYLLELKLYTSTF, translated from the coding sequence ATGAGCATAATTAGAGAACCCGTAATAGTAAGACCACATGATAGTTTACTACATACAGTAAAAATTATGACTATGGAGTATGTACCTAAGTTAATAGTCGCAGATGAGAATGAGATTCCTTTAGGCTCAATATCACAGAAAGATGTTCTTAATTTTATTTACAGAATGGGTGATAGAGAATTAGATAGTGTTTATGTCTCAGAGGCAATGAAAAAAGATATAATAACAGTCAATAGCTCGATTGAACCCTTAGAAGCATCACAAATAATAATAGAGAAAAAAGCACCATTATTAATAGTGATATCAGATACAGGAAAAATACTAGGCATGATTATCAAAAGTGACTTAGCTCAATATTATGCTACATTAATTAGGGGTATTCATAAAGTAAGTGAGTACATGAGCAAGAATCCAATAACAGTTAATAAGGATTCAACTTTAGATGAGGCAATAAAAATAATACTAGAAAAAAATATAGGAAGACTTATTGTTGAAGATAACGGAAAAATACTTGGAACTATTACTACAACGGACCTATTATATCTAGCTCCGGTATTAAAGTTCAAGGATCTTAAGATAAAGGTAAAGGAAGTCATGACCCCAACGATTGTAGTAATGGATGAAAATGAAGATTTGAACTATGCTGCAAAATTAATGGCTAATAGAAAAGTGAAGGGAATACCTATAGTAAGTGCTAGTGGAGAATTGAAAGGAATTGTTACAACGACTGATATTGTTAGAGCTCTTACAGATGAAAAAGTAAGAAAATATTTACTGGAGTTAAAATTATATACTTCTACTTTTTAA